The genomic DNA TATGGACAATTATTAATTCACTATTATCTCACCCATGAAAGTGAATATTTTCATCTCCGAGATCAACAAGAGTGGCAAAAACAATTATTTTGGGGAGAAGGTAAGGTATTTTTACCAGATTTAAAAACTTATACCCTAAAAGTTGAAGCAATGCGGGCTTTGGGAATGTTACAATTTTTAGAACCAGAACGCGTATTTAGCGAGCATGATAGTGATTTGATCTGGTTGCAAAATGTGTCAACACAAAGTAGTAAACATATTAAACGAGTCTTGGGTGTGGATGTGTTAAAGGGTAAAGATACTATTTCGGGAATTAAAATTCTCAATAGACTTTTGAATTTATTAGGTTTAAAATTACGAAGAGTTAATGATGTTTATCAGGTTGATAGGGGAACTTTGAATGATGGCAGAGAAGAGATATTTACGGTTTGGCAACAACGAGATGAGTTAAGATTGCATAATTTACATATAGAAGGGAACAGGGAACAGATAATAGGAAATAAGGTAGAAAGTTTAGTGTGATTTTCAGCAGTGATAATTATGAATACTCAAGAATTAGTTCAACAGGGAATTAACAGAAACTTACATAGTGATTTTGAAAATGCAATAGTTGTTTTTAACCAGGTAATTGAATTACAATCAGACTTACCCCAAGCTTATTATCACCGTGGCCATGCTTACTTAGGATTATCAGCATTTGATCAAGCGATCGCCGATTATCAACAAGTCATTAAAATTACTGAAAGTTCTCACCTGTTACCCGAAAATATCAATTTTGACATAGCTAAAGCATTTCATAGCCGGGGTTTGGCTTATTTTCAGCAGGGAAATTATCAAGCTGCCATTGCAGATATCAATCAGGCTTTAGAATACCATCCTGATTTTGTGACCGCTTATAGTAATCGTGGTAATATTTTCCACATTCTTGGTAAATATCAACGAGCAATTTCTGATTATAACCAAGCTATACAAATAGACTCTAACTTAGCAGCCGCTTATCATAATCGTGGTAATAGTTATTACTCTCTGCAAGAGTATCAGGATGCAATTGCAGATTATAATCAAGCATTGGGAATTAATCCTAAATTTGCGGAAGCTTATTATAATCGTGGTTTAGTCATGTCTCACCTGCAAGAATACCAAAAGGCGATCGCAGATTTTAATCAAGCCATAGAATTAGATCCCGATGATGTGCAAGCTTACTATCAAAGGGGTTTAGTTCACAGTAACTTAGGAAATTACGCAGCAGCAATTGTAGATTATGATCAGGCATTGCAAATTAATCCTATCCTGCCCATAGTTTACGGTTTGCGGGCTAAAGTTCGTCATCAACTAGGAGACTACGAAGGGGCGATCGCAGACAGCAACAAATTAATACAACTCGACCCTAAGTTAGTAGAAAAACTTTATACCTCCTAATTCCTGAGTTTTGACTTCCCGCAGGGTAATCCTAATAATTGTAAATTTTTCATAAAGCCATGTATTAATCAATCACAGTAAACTAACGTAGAAGTAAAAGAAAAACTTAATTTTAACTATCATGACAGCACGCAAACATTCTCACTACTTACGTAAACTTTTTTTCATAGCCTCCCCAGCATTATTACTGCTTTTTGCTTTCCCCACTCATTTACTAGCCCAGCCATCACCTGTCCAAGTGAGCGTTAATTTCCCATCAGGAGATCCTAAAGGCACTCCCGCAAGATCCTCTGGGGGAGGAAAAAGAGGTAACTTTTCATGTTTGACAATTGACAAAAATAAACCCACCCTCACAGCCTTAATGCCTACACGGGAAAACAAAAGCCTCACCCTGTCCGAAAATCCAGATTTTTATCTTTACATTCCTCAAACCAAAGCCCAGATAGGAGAATTTATACTCAGAGCAGACGAAGAAGATATTTATCAAACCAGCTTTAAACTTCCTGGCCAGCCAGGAATAGTAAAATTAACCATTCCGCCCAAAGTATCCTTAAAAACAGGCTCAACATATCAATGGTACTTCACCATAGTTTGTAACCCCGATGACAGAAGTGCCGATGAATATACAGAGGGAACAATCGAACGTACCGCCATAAGTTCATCCGTAAGCCAAGCCCTGGAAAAAGCAACACCCCTCAAACAAGCAGAAATTTATGCCAAGTACGACATCTGGCCAGAAACCATGACAAAAGTTGTTCAAATGCGTGAGGAAAAACCCAACGAATGGCAAGGACTTTTAAAATCAGTTGGACTAGAAGTCATAGCTGACGAGCCACTGCTAAACATCACAGAACTATCCGACAACCAACCCTAAACCTTAAATGGATGTAGAGAAGCTCAAAAATTTCCTTTGGCAAGGACGCAGTTTATGGATCACCACTCCCCTGATTACCCTAGCCGTGATCATCATCCGTTTTTGTGGGTTATTGCAATCTTGGGAATGGGGAGTTTTTGATCAATATATGCGTTGGCGACCCCAAGAAACCAATGACAACAGAATCGTCATAGTCGGTATTGATGAAGAAGACCTAGATCACCTCAAACAAGCAATCATTTCCGATCAAGTTCTAGCCGAACTACTCAACAAACTCAAAGCCAGACAACCAAGAGCAATAGGACTGGATATATATCGCAACTTACCCTCACCACCCGGTACATCAGAACTAGAACAGGTATTTAGAACAACCCCAAATCTCATTGGTATCCAAAAAGTCATAGGAGAAAAGAGATACGAGCGAGTAGATCCACCGCCCATCCTCAAACAAGAGGATCAAGTAGGCGCAAATGACCTATTAGTTGATGCTGACAACAAAGTTAGACGGGGCTTACTGTACATCAACCCCAAACCAGACGAAACTATCTATAGTTTCAGTTTATATTTAGCTCTGCTATACCTGGAAAAAGAAGGAATTTCCGCCACCGAAGATTTTCAAGTAGGGAAAGCTAAATTTAAAGCCTTTGAAAGTAATGATGGGAGCTATGTTCGCGCTGATGCAGGTGGATATCAAATATTAATTAACTATCGGGGAAAAACCGGGTTTTTTGACACCGTTTCCATGACAGATATCCTGGAAGACAAAGTAGCAAAAGATTGGGGACGCGATCGCATCATCCTGATTGGTTACGTAGGAGAAAGTTTTAAAGACTCATTTATGACTCCCCACAGTAGCGAACTCCTGAGCCTCCCAGAACCCATGAGCGGCGTAGAAATTCATAGTCATATCACCAGCCAAATTATCAATGCAGCCTTAGCAAATCGCCCACTGTTCAAAAGTTGGACAGAACCCCAAGAATGGCTTTGGATACTACTATGGAGTGCCACCGGTGCAGCCCTAACCTGGAAATTGCAATTTCATAACCCACTGGCACCCCAGAGGATAATCGCTGTCACTATAGCTGGAGGAGCTTTACTAAGTAGTACCTACGTAGCCTTCCTATTTGGTTGGTGGTTGCCCGTAGTTCCCCCATTTCTAGCCTTAACAGGTTCTGCCGTCGCCATCACAGCTTATTTTGCCCATACAGCCGGAGAGATTCGCAAAATATTCGGACGTTACATCAACGATGAAGTTGTAGCCACCATACTAGAAAGTCCAGAAGGTTTAAAACTTGGTGGTGAAAGGCGGTTAATCACCATCTTTACCTCCGATTTACGAGGATTTACTGCCACATCCGAAAGATTACCACCAGAAGGAGTGGTGAAAATCCTCAACTTTTACCTAGAATGTATGGCCGACGAAATTACCAGATATCAAGGCACTATTGATGAATTCATGGGAGACGGTATCTTAGTATTATTTGGCGCTCCCACCGCTCGAAAAGACGATGCAGCCAGAGCCGTAGCTTGCGGTGTTGCCATGCAATCAGCTATGGTTAAAGTCAACAATCAAATGGCAGAATGGGGTTTACCACCCTTAGAAATGGGTATCGGTATTAATACAGGAGTCGTCGTAGTTGGTAACATCGGCTCAGAAAAACGTACCAAGTATGGTATCGTTGGCGATCAAGTTAACTTAACTTACCGCATTGAAGGTTACACCACGGGGGGGGAAATTATTATCTCCGAATCAACTTTTAAAGAAGTAGAATCCTTAGTAGTTATTGACCACACACTGCAAGTTACACCAAAAGGTGTGAGAGAACCAATCAATGTTTATAAAATATCAGGCATTAAAGGGGAATACAACCTGTCTCTTCCCCAAATTGAAGAAGAACTATGTACCTTACCTGAACCTATTTCCATTGAATATGTAATAGTAGATGGGAAAAATATTGGTAATTCATTTTTTAAAGGCACTGTTGTTAAACTGTCTACCCGTGAAGCGGAGATTTGTTTAGCACAAGGGATTCAAGAACCACCAGCCTGTTTAAGTAATCTCAAAATTAATTTATGTCATCCACATAAAGAAGGAGAAAAAGAAGATATGTATGCCAAAGTCTTAGAAAAAGAATCATCAGCAATAGGCCATTTCTGTATTAGGTTTACCGCCAAACCCCCAGCAATTATGAAAAAGTTCAACAATTTAATTAAAACCGCCAAATCCCAAACATCCCCAGATAGCAGAGAACAAGGGTAAAGCAATAACACATTTTTTGAAAATTATAACCATGATAAATATTTAACTTTTAGACTACACCATTTCTAATTGTTCATAGTCAAGATTTCATTAATACACAATCGGAAAATGATAAAATTAATATTTTTAGGATCAGGTTCTGCTTTCACAATTGGTGCTAATAACTTTCAGTCCAATATGTTATTAGTTACTGAAAACAACGATAAACTTTTAATTGACTGCGGTA from Okeanomitos corallinicola TIOX110 includes the following:
- a CDS encoding DUF928 domain-containing protein, which produces MTARKHSHYLRKLFFIASPALLLLFAFPTHLLAQPSPVQVSVNFPSGDPKGTPARSSGGGKRGNFSCLTIDKNKPTLTALMPTRENKSLTLSENPDFYLYIPQTKAQIGEFILRADEEDIYQTSFKLPGQPGIVKLTIPPKVSLKTGSTYQWYFTIVCNPDDRSADEYTEGTIERTAISSSVSQALEKATPLKQAEIYAKYDIWPETMTKVVQMREEKPNEWQGLLKSVGLEVIADEPLLNITELSDNQP
- a CDS encoding adenylate/guanylate cyclase domain-containing protein; its protein translation is MDVEKLKNFLWQGRSLWITTPLITLAVIIIRFCGLLQSWEWGVFDQYMRWRPQETNDNRIVIVGIDEEDLDHLKQAIISDQVLAELLNKLKARQPRAIGLDIYRNLPSPPGTSELEQVFRTTPNLIGIQKVIGEKRYERVDPPPILKQEDQVGANDLLVDADNKVRRGLLYINPKPDETIYSFSLYLALLYLEKEGISATEDFQVGKAKFKAFESNDGSYVRADAGGYQILINYRGKTGFFDTVSMTDILEDKVAKDWGRDRIILIGYVGESFKDSFMTPHSSELLSLPEPMSGVEIHSHITSQIINAALANRPLFKSWTEPQEWLWILLWSATGAALTWKLQFHNPLAPQRIIAVTIAGGALLSSTYVAFLFGWWLPVVPPFLALTGSAVAITAYFAHTAGEIRKIFGRYINDEVVATILESPEGLKLGGERRLITIFTSDLRGFTATSERLPPEGVVKILNFYLECMADEITRYQGTIDEFMGDGILVLFGAPTARKDDAARAVACGVAMQSAMVKVNNQMAEWGLPPLEMGIGINTGVVVVGNIGSEKRTKYGIVGDQVNLTYRIEGYTTGGEIIISESTFKEVESLVVIDHTLQVTPKGVREPINVYKISGIKGEYNLSLPQIEEELCTLPEPISIEYVIVDGKNIGNSFFKGTVVKLSTREAEICLAQGIQEPPACLSNLKINLCHPHKEGEKEDMYAKVLEKESSAIGHFCIRFTAKPPAIMKKFNNLIKTAKSQTSPDSREQG
- a CDS encoding tetratricopeptide repeat protein — protein: MNTQELVQQGINRNLHSDFENAIVVFNQVIELQSDLPQAYYHRGHAYLGLSAFDQAIADYQQVIKITESSHLLPENINFDIAKAFHSRGLAYFQQGNYQAAIADINQALEYHPDFVTAYSNRGNIFHILGKYQRAISDYNQAIQIDSNLAAAYHNRGNSYYSLQEYQDAIADYNQALGINPKFAEAYYNRGLVMSHLQEYQKAIADFNQAIELDPDDVQAYYQRGLVHSNLGNYAAAIVDYDQALQINPILPIVYGLRAKVRHQLGDYEGAIADSNKLIQLDPKLVEKLYTS